A part of Lacinutrix sp. 5H-3-7-4 genomic DNA contains:
- the proC gene encoding pyrroline-5-carboxylate reductase yields MKVLVIGAGNMGLTYAEGMANSAVLNQHKLKIYDTDPKKIKKLKKDSRFQVFDSLEDCLPSADIIFIAVKPYHSDDLFSTMKSMLNHDQLFVSLMAGVTIETIQQKLNTGKVVRTMPNLPAQVGKGVTSYTESEKVSKVELIMVRTLLDTTGTSIHVTTEKFIDASTGISGSGPAYVFYFMQSMLEAALKMGFSDYDSKILVSSTFEGAIELFNQSNLSPESWINRVASKGGTTQAAIDSMEDNNVKQLIQDAAYAAFDRAIELGKEK; encoded by the coding sequence ATGAAAGTATTAGTAATAGGCGCAGGAAACATGGGATTAACGTATGCCGAAGGCATGGCAAATAGCGCAGTGTTAAATCAACACAAACTTAAAATCTATGACACTGACCCTAAGAAAATTAAAAAACTAAAAAAAGATTCAAGGTTTCAGGTTTTTGACAGTCTTGAAGATTGCCTACCAAGTGCAGATATTATTTTTATCGCCGTAAAACCATACCATAGTGACGATTTATTTAGCACAATGAAGTCTATGCTTAACCACGATCAGCTTTTTGTATCATTAATGGCTGGCGTAACAATAGAAACTATACAACAAAAATTAAATACAGGAAAGGTAGTGAGAACAATGCCTAATTTACCTGCACAAGTTGGAAAGGGCGTAACATCTTATACAGAGTCTGAAAAGGTTTCTAAAGTAGAACTCATAATGGTAAGAACTCTACTAGACACAACAGGCACTTCAATACATGTAACTACAGAAAAATTTATTGATGCCTCTACTGGAATTTCAGGAAGTGGTCCTGCATATGTCTTTTATTTTATGCAATCAATGCTTGAAGCTGCCTTAAAAATGGGCTTTTCAGATTACGATTCTAAAATACTTGTGAGTAGCACGTTTGAAGGTGCAATAGAACTTTTTAACCAATCTAATTTATCACCAGAATCTTGGATTAACCGTGTTGCATCAAAAGGAGGAACAACTCAAGCAGCCATAGATAGTATGGAAGATAATAATGTAAAACAACTTATACAAGATGCCGCTTACGCTGCATTCGACAGAGCAATAGAATTAGGAAAAGAAAAATAA
- the proB gene encoding glutamate 5-kinase yields the protein MDDSIKDDSIKRVVVKVGTNVLTNKDNRILGPVLRELVRQISVLDERNIQVVLVTSGSAIAGKEVLGNIQETEASVRRQIYSSVGQPRLMRHYYSLFHDYGMRCAQILATKRDFDPGKHRENMISCYEGLLAEGVTPIANEDDAVSLSMSMFSDNDELASLVAELIDADRLIILSDTDGLYTGHPEDKNSRKLTEVTVDQNVEKYVQSNSKKEGEGRGGMASKLKIAKVTAKKNIPTYIASGKRENVIVDIINNKQVGTKFIH from the coding sequence ATGGACGACAGTATTAAAGACGATAGTATAAAAAGAGTAGTAGTTAAAGTTGGTACAAACGTATTAACAAATAAAGACAACCGTATTTTAGGTCCGGTACTTCGAGAATTGGTAAGGCAAATCTCTGTGCTAGACGAAAGAAATATACAAGTTGTACTTGTAACTTCAGGTTCTGCTATTGCCGGTAAAGAAGTTTTAGGAAATATTCAAGAAACCGAAGCATCTGTTAGACGTCAAATATATTCCTCGGTTGGACAACCACGATTAATGAGACACTATTATAGTTTATTTCATGATTACGGTATGCGTTGCGCACAAATTTTAGCAACAAAAAGAGATTTCGATCCAGGAAAACATAGAGAAAACATGATTAGTTGTTATGAAGGTTTATTAGCCGAAGGCGTTACACCTATAGCAAACGAAGATGATGCAGTATCATTAAGTATGTCTATGTTTTCAGACAATGATGAGCTAGCAAGTTTAGTAGCAGAGTTAATAGATGCAGACCGCTTAATTATTTTATCAGACACAGATGGTCTTTACACAGGACACCCAGAAGATAAAAACTCTAGAAAACTTACAGAAGTCACAGTAGACCAAAATGTAGAAAAATATGTGCAATCCAACTCTAAAAAAGAAGGAGAAGGTCGTGGCGGCATGGCTTCAAAATTAAAAATCGCAAAAGTAACCGCTAAAAAAAACATTCCTACCTACATAGCATCAGGAAAAAGAGAAAATGTAATTGTTGATATTATTAACAATAAGCAAGTAGGAACAAAATTTATTCACTAA
- a CDS encoding glutamate-5-semialdehyde dehydrogenase: protein MKLLEKEIKNNVLDSMINIIETKREQIIEENKKDLEAFNNNDQALYDRLVVDSTKVDGMIKAIKEVKDQEDPVNNTISNITLDSGLKITNKTAPFGTILIIYESRPDVTIEAAVLAFKANNKILLKGGKEAIHSNKFLEKCWHQALKENNLSKDWIKLLHLNRTETQDYLKNPPEKIDLIVPRGGERLISFVKEHATCAVLVSGRGNNFLYVDKNADWLKAIKVIVNAKTDKISGCNALDKVLIDKNIPDYQKKINELETMLNKLGVDILVDNKVSKILVNETEIDNKDIWFEEFLAMKIMLAEVDNEDTAINMINTYSGGHSSSIITENKSTAKKFMQQVDSTAVYHNASTRFTDGGQMGVGAELAISTDKLHHRGPLGLKQLVTNKYYVFGDGHVRTN from the coding sequence ATGAAATTATTAGAAAAAGAAATAAAAAATAATGTTTTAGACTCAATGATTAATATTATTGAAACTAAAAGAGAACAAATTATAGAAGAAAACAAAAAAGACTTAGAAGCTTTTAATAATAACGATCAAGCTTTGTATGATAGATTAGTTGTAGACTCTACAAAAGTAGATGGCATGATAAAAGCTATTAAAGAAGTTAAAGATCAAGAAGATCCAGTAAACAATACTATTTCTAATATAACTTTAGATAGTGGTTTAAAAATTACAAATAAAACAGCACCATTTGGTACTATTTTAATTATTTACGAATCTAGACCAGATGTTACAATAGAAGCAGCTGTACTTGCATTTAAAGCCAATAATAAAATACTTTTAAAAGGTGGAAAAGAAGCAATACATAGTAATAAATTTCTTGAAAAATGTTGGCATCAAGCATTAAAAGAAAATAACCTTTCTAAAGACTGGATTAAACTACTTCACCTAAACCGTACAGAAACTCAAGATTATTTAAAAAATCCACCAGAAAAAATAGATTTAATTGTACCAAGAGGTGGCGAGCGATTAATTAGTTTTGTTAAAGAACATGCTACATGTGCTGTTTTAGTTAGTGGTAGAGGAAACAACTTTTTATATGTCGATAAAAATGCAGATTGGTTAAAAGCAATAAAAGTAATTGTAAATGCTAAAACCGATAAAATTTCGGGATGTAATGCTTTAGACAAAGTGTTAATAGACAAAAATATACCAGACTACCAGAAAAAAATTAATGAACTAGAAACCATGCTTAATAAATTAGGCGTAGATATTTTAGTAGATAATAAAGTAAGCAAAATTTTAGTAAATGAAACTGAAATTGATAACAAAGATATTTGGTTTGAAGAATTTTTAGCAATGAAAATCATGCTAGCCGAAGTCGACAATGAAGATACAGCTATTAATATGATTAACACATATTCTGGCGGACATTCATCATCAATAATAACTGAAAATAAATCTACTGCAAAAAAATTCATGCAACAAGTAGATAGTACAGCTGTTTACCATAATGCTTCAACCCGTTTTACAGATGGTGGACAAATGGGAGTTGGCGCAGAACTTGCAATTAGTACAGATAAATTACACCATCGTGGACCTTTAGGACTTAAACAATTAGTAACAAATAAGTACTATGTATTTGGTGACGGTCACGTAAGAACAAATTAA
- a CDS encoding RNA polymerase sigma factor RpoD/SigA — translation MRQLKITKQVTNRETASLDKYLQEIGKVDLITADEEVELAQRIKAGDQVALEKLTKANLRFVVSVAKQYQNQGLTLPDLINEGNLGLIKAAQRFDETRGFKFISYAVWWIRQSILQALAEQSRIVRLPLNKIGSINKINKTFAFLEQAHERPPSAEEIAKELDMTINDVKESMKNSGRHVSMDAPLVEGEDSNLYDVLNSGESPNPDRELLHESLRTEIERALETLTPREADVIRLYFGLGNQHPMTLEEIGETFDLTRERVRQIKEKAIRRLKHTSRSKILKTYLG, via the coding sequence ATGAGACAACTTAAAATTACCAAGCAGGTAACCAACCGTGAGACCGCGTCATTAGACAAATACCTACAAGAAATTGGAAAAGTTGACTTAATTACCGCAGACGAAGAAGTAGAATTAGCACAACGTATTAAAGCTGGCGACCAAGTTGCTCTTGAAAAGTTAACTAAAGCTAACTTACGTTTCGTAGTATCGGTAGCTAAGCAATACCAAAATCAAGGTTTAACGTTACCAGATTTAATAAACGAAGGTAATTTAGGGTTAATTAAAGCCGCACAACGTTTTGATGAAACTCGTGGTTTTAAATTTATCTCTTATGCTGTATGGTGGATTCGTCAATCTATCTTACAAGCTTTAGCAGAACAATCTCGTATTGTGCGTTTACCACTTAACAAGATTGGGTCTATTAATAAAATAAATAAAACTTTTGCTTTTCTTGAGCAAGCACATGAGCGTCCGCCAAGTGCAGAAGAAATTGCAAAAGAGTTAGATATGACTATTAATGACGTTAAAGAATCTATGAAAAATTCTGGTCGTCACGTATCTATGGATGCACCTTTAGTAGAAGGTGAAGATTCTAACCTTTACGATGTATTAAATTCTGGTGAGTCACCAAATCCAGATCGTGAACTTTTACACGAATCTTTACGTACAGAAATTGAACGTGCGCTAGAAACTTTAACACCTCGTGAAGCAGATGTTATTCGTCTATATTTTGGTTTAGGTAACCAGCACCCAATGACTTTAGAAGAAATTGGTGAAACTTTCGATTTAACTCGTGAACGTGTTAGACAAATTAAAGAAAAAGCAATTCGTAGATTAAAACACACATCTAGAAGTAAAATATTAAAAACATACTTAGGATAA
- the rpe gene encoding ribulose-phosphate 3-epimerase, giving the protein MSKKLIAPSMLAADFGNLQRDTEMVNNSDADWFHIDVMDGHFVPNISYGMPVIQAIKKHATKPLDVHLMIEKPERYIEEFAKVGADIITVHHESTVHLHRTLRQIKDAGCKAGVVLNITTPVSVLEDILPECYMVLLMSINPGFGGQKFENVTYQRIKKLRKMIDEQGLDTKIEIDGGVTDKNIKQLVEAGADVFVAGSHVFKSSNQPDTIKNLKALANS; this is encoded by the coding sequence ATGTCTAAAAAATTAATAGCACCTTCGATGCTTGCTGCCGATTTTGGCAACCTACAACGTGATACAGAAATGGTTAACAATAGTGATGCCGATTGGTTTCACATTGATGTAATGGATGGTCATTTTGTACCAAACATCTCTTATGGTATGCCAGTAATTCAAGCTATAAAAAAACATGCTACAAAACCATTAGATGTTCATTTAATGATTGAAAAGCCAGAACGCTACATTGAAGAGTTTGCTAAAGTTGGAGCAGATATTATTACTGTTCATCACGAATCTACAGTACATTTACATAGAACGTTAAGACAAATAAAAGATGCTGGCTGTAAAGCTGGTGTTGTTTTAAATATAACTACACCTGTTTCTGTTTTAGAAGATATTTTACCAGAATGTTATATGGTATTATTAATGTCTATTAATCCTGGTTTTGGTGGTCAAAAATTTGAAAACGTCACCTACCAACGTATTAAAAAATTGCGTAAAATGATAGACGAGCAAGGTTTAGATACTAAAATTGAAATTGATGGTGGCGTAACAGATAAAAACATAAAACAATTAGTAGAAGCTGGAGCAGATGTTTTTGTAGCTGGAAGCCACGTTTTTAAAAGTAGCAACCAACCTGATACCATTAAAAATTTAAAAGCTTTAGCAAATAGTTAA
- a CDS encoding zinc-dependent peptidase: MILKILYVVYFLFKEKEAPLVFKIILIILGVVTALLTIIVVFKSFFGFFEMARVEFITKKQFFTHFYIIRKTLPKAYKPILEQEFLFYKKLNPLEQKNFDHRIQYFINNWEFIGKDIEVTTKMKVLIAATATKLTFGFREYKIDVVDKVIIYEKAYFSSINNQLHKGEFNLRFNALVFSWEDFEKGYKIENDNINLGVHECIHAMHFTFLKSRRYSTSAAIFLDSFQELTSKIEKDNRLKNKIINSGYFRDYAFENQFEFISVLVENFIETPLEFRSQFPKIYLKIKEMLNFNFAGY; the protein is encoded by the coding sequence ATGATTTTAAAAATACTATATGTCGTTTATTTTTTATTTAAAGAAAAAGAAGCTCCTTTAGTATTTAAAATAATCCTTATTATTTTAGGTGTAGTTACAGCACTACTTACAATAATTGTTGTGTTTAAAAGTTTCTTTGGCTTTTTTGAAATGGCAAGAGTAGAGTTTATAACTAAAAAACAATTTTTTACTCATTTTTATATTATTAGAAAAACACTTCCAAAAGCCTATAAACCTATATTAGAACAAGAATTTTTATTTTACAAAAAATTAAATCCGTTAGAACAAAAAAACTTCGATCATCGCATTCAATATTTTATAAATAATTGGGAGTTTATAGGTAAAGATATAGAGGTTACTACTAAAATGAAAGTTTTAATTGCAGCTACAGCAACAAAACTTACTTTTGGTTTTAGAGAGTATAAAATAGATGTTGTAGATAAAGTTATAATTTACGAGAAAGCATATTTTTCTTCTATAAATAATCAATTACATAAAGGAGAGTTTAACTTGCGTTTTAATGCCTTGGTTTTCTCATGGGAAGATTTTGAAAAAGGATACAAAATAGAAAACGACAATATAAATCTTGGAGTGCATGAATGCATACATGCTATGCACTTTACATTTTTAAAATCGAGACGTTATAGTACAAGTGCAGCAATTTTTTTAGATTCTTTTCAAGAGTTAACCTCAAAAATCGAAAAAGATAATAGACTAAAAAATAAAATAATAAACTCTGGTTATTTTAGAGATTATGCTTTTGAAAATCAATTTGAATTTATTTCTGTTTTAGTAGAGAATTTTATCGAAACACCTTTAGAATTCCGTTCTCAGTTCCCTAAAATTTATTTAAAAATTAAAGAAATGCTTAACTTTAACTTTGCAGGATATTAA
- a CDS encoding GatB/YqeY domain-containing protein has product MSLSKNIMTALKEAMKSKDQTALTALRAVKSAILLAQTESGAKEELTEEQEMKILQKQVKQRKDSAAIFIEQGREDLAQPELAEAKVISQFLPEAMSEEEIGKLVEDAIVKTGAEGMKDMGKVMGMVNQAVAGRADGKTISNIVKSKLV; this is encoded by the coding sequence ATGAGTTTATCAAAAAACATAATGACAGCCTTAAAAGAGGCAATGAAGAGTAAGGATCAAACAGCTTTAACAGCTTTACGTGCAGTAAAATCTGCTATACTATTGGCACAAACCGAAAGCGGAGCAAAAGAAGAACTTACAGAAGAACAAGAGATGAAAATTCTTCAAAAACAAGTAAAACAACGTAAAGACAGTGCAGCTATATTTATTGAGCAAGGCAGAGAAGATTTAGCTCAACCAGAATTAGCAGAAGCAAAAGTGATTTCTCAGTTTTTACCAGAAGCTATGAGTGAAGAAGAAATTGGTAAACTTGTAGAAGATGCAATTGTAAAAACAGGAGCAGAAGGTATGAAAGATATGGGTAAAGTAATGGGTATGGTTAATCAAGCAGTTGCAGGTAGAGCAGATGGTAAAACAATATCTAATATTGTAAAAAGTAAATTAGTATAA
- the ftsZ gene encoding cell division protein FtsZ, with protein MSNKEFESIAFDLPKNQSNVIKVIGVGGGGSNAINHMFQQGIKGVDFVICNTDAQALQNSGVPNKIQLGVNLTEGLGAGANPEVGMQSAVESFEDIKSMLGTNTKMVFITAGMGGGTGTGAAPIIAKMSKELDVLTVGIVTMPFQFEGKMRIQQAQEGIEKLRDEVDSLIVINNNKLREVYGNLGFKAGFSKADEVLSTAARGIAEVITHHYTQNIDLRDAKTVLSNSGTAIMGSSTSSGQNRAQDAITKALDSPLLNDNKITGAKNVLLLIVSGSQEITIDEIGEINDHIQSEAGHGANIIMGVGEDEALEESIAVTIIATGFDIEQQDEISNTETKKVIHALEEDQSIEKDLTPNEAPPAIITPDIVLQKPEPPKVVKHTLDLDEDTEDSLSKMEMDLVNKQRSVSLEDLGMIPTTEVIKNIDVVYDEVVATFNTDQEFKITSTNTQVNKIETEENEVVEDKQQITLSFDMPIKEETIEAEEITTKTNIVHDLNEIEVNEPVELVPVTEVREDEQVRYALEDYNEDKASVNSSTNQAKVEEIVDEEIVFEKKVVASNEPSTIEEEDLDPMNSSISDILKERADARRQKMKSFNHKFNTSKIDDIEKIPAYKRQGLNLDETKHSSSETNVSKTSLSIDDNDDIQLRNNNSFLHDNVD; from the coding sequence ATGAGCAACAAAGAATTCGAAAGTATCGCCTTTGATTTACCTAAAAATCAATCCAACGTCATTAAGGTTATTGGTGTTGGTGGTGGCGGTAGCAACGCTATTAACCACATGTTTCAACAAGGCATCAAAGGAGTAGATTTTGTAATCTGTAATACAGATGCACAAGCACTTCAAAATAGTGGTGTCCCAAATAAAATCCAGTTAGGAGTTAATTTAACCGAAGGACTTGGAGCAGGAGCAAACCCAGAAGTAGGTATGCAATCTGCAGTAGAGAGTTTTGAAGATATAAAATCTATGCTTGGTACAAATACCAAAATGGTATTTATTACCGCTGGAATGGGTGGAGGAACAGGAACAGGAGCAGCACCTATTATAGCTAAAATGTCTAAAGAGTTAGATGTTTTAACAGTAGGTATTGTAACTATGCCTTTTCAGTTCGAAGGTAAAATGCGCATACAACAAGCTCAAGAAGGTATAGAGAAATTACGTGACGAAGTAGATTCGTTAATAGTAATTAATAACAATAAACTACGTGAGGTATATGGAAATTTAGGATTTAAAGCTGGATTTTCTAAAGCAGACGAAGTATTATCTACAGCAGCAAGAGGTATTGCAGAAGTTATAACACATCACTATACACAAAATATTGATTTACGTGATGCTAAAACAGTATTAAGTAATAGTGGTACAGCAATAATGGGATCATCTACTTCATCTGGGCAAAACCGAGCACAAGATGCTATTACAAAAGCATTAGACTCTCCATTATTAAACGATAATAAAATTACAGGAGCTAAAAACGTATTGTTGCTAATCGTTTCTGGGTCTCAAGAAATAACAATTGATGAAATTGGAGAAATAAACGATCACATTCAATCTGAAGCAGGACATGGCGCCAATATCATAATGGGTGTTGGAGAAGACGAAGCTTTAGAAGAATCTATAGCAGTAACTATTATAGCTACGGGTTTTGATATTGAGCAGCAAGATGAAATTTCTAATACCGAAACTAAAAAAGTAATTCATGCTCTAGAAGAAGATCAAAGTATTGAAAAAGATTTAACACCTAACGAAGCACCACCGGCAATAATAACGCCAGATATTGTGTTACAAAAGCCAGAACCACCTAAAGTTGTTAAACACACTTTAGACCTAGATGAAGATACAGAAGATTCTTTAAGTAAAATGGAAATGGATTTGGTAAACAAACAACGCAGCGTTTCTTTAGAAGATTTAGGTATGATACCTACTACAGAAGTGATAAAAAACATAGACGTTGTTTATGATGAAGTTGTTGCTACATTTAATACAGATCAAGAATTTAAAATAACTTCAACTAACACACAGGTAAATAAAATTGAAACTGAAGAAAATGAAGTTGTAGAAGATAAGCAACAAATTACTTTAAGCTTCGACATGCCTATAAAAGAAGAAACAATTGAGGCAGAAGAAATCACAACTAAAACAAACATTGTTCATGATTTAAATGAAATAGAAGTAAACGAACCTGTAGAATTAGTGCCTGTAACAGAAGTTCGTGAAGATGAGCAAGTACGTTATGCTTTAGAAGATTATAATGAAGATAAAGCATCAGTAAACTCAAGCACTAACCAAGCAAAAGTTGAAGAAATAGTAGATGAAGAAATTGTTTTCGAGAAAAAAGTAGTTGCTTCAAATGAGCCATCTACAATTGAAGAAGAGGATTTAGATCCAATGAACAGTTCAATTTCAGATATTTTAAAAGAAAGAGCAGATGCTAGACGTCAAAAAATGAAGTCTTTTAACCATAAGTTTAATACTTCAAAAATTGATGATATAGAAAAAATCCCAGCGTACAAACGCCAAGGTTTAAATCTTGATGAAACAAAGCATTCATCGTCTGAAACTAACGTGTCAAAAACAAGCTTAAGTATAGACGATAATGATGATATACAATTAAGAAATAACAACTCTTTCTTACACGATAATGTAGATTAA
- the ftsA gene encoding cell division protein FtsA — MEQNLAVGLDIGTTKIVAMIGRKNEYGKVEILGIGKSKSLGVHRGVVNNITQTIQSIQLAIQEAEAAAATKIEGVTVGIAGQHIRSLQHSDYITRADSETVIDDDDIERLINQVHKLVMLPGEEIIHVLPQEYKIDGQAEIKEPIGMYGGRLEANFHVVVGQVSSIRNIGRCVKSAGLELEGITLEPLASAKAVLSQEEKEAGVALIDIGGGTTDLAIFRDGIIRHTAVIPFGGNVITEDIKEGCSIIEKQAELLKIKFGSAWPGENKDNEIVSIPGLRGRDPKEITLKNLSKIIHARVIEIIEQVYVEIKNYGHEEQKKKLIAGIVLTGGGSQLKHLKQLVEFTTGMDTRVGYPNEHLAGDSDDAITSPLFATAVGLVMDGLKRQERVKAEAIVEEEVVEESEFLVDENEEEQPVEPPKKQKRSFLDALTERVKDFLDSAE, encoded by the coding sequence ATGGAACAGAATTTAGCAGTTGGATTAGATATTGGAACCACAAAAATTGTGGCGATGATTGGCCGTAAAAATGAATACGGTAAAGTTGAAATTTTAGGCATAGGAAAATCTAAAAGTTTAGGTGTACATCGTGGTGTTGTAAATAATATTACTCAAACCATACAATCTATACAATTAGCCATACAAGAAGCCGAAGCTGCAGCTGCAACAAAAATAGAAGGTGTAACAGTAGGTATTGCAGGACAACATATACGTAGCTTGCAACATAGCGATTATATAACTCGTGCAGATTCTGAAACTGTAATAGATGATGATGATATTGAGCGTTTAATTAATCAAGTTCACAAACTAGTAATGCTTCCAGGAGAAGAAATTATTCATGTTTTACCACAAGAATATAAAATTGATGGGCAAGCAGAAATAAAAGAACCAATAGGAATGTATGGTGGACGTTTAGAAGCTAACTTTCATGTTGTGGTTGGGCAGGTGTCTTCTATTAGAAATATTGGGCGTTGTGTTAAAAGTGCAGGTTTAGAACTAGAAGGCATAACACTAGAACCATTGGCATCTGCAAAAGCAGTATTAAGTCAGGAAGAAAAAGAAGCTGGAGTTGCTTTAATAGATATAGGTGGAGGAACCACAGATTTAGCCATTTTTAGAGATGGAATTATTAGACATACAGCAGTCATTCCATTTGGAGGAAATGTTATAACAGAAGATATAAAAGAAGGCTGTTCTATAATTGAAAAACAAGCCGAATTATTAAAAATAAAATTTGGTTCTGCTTGGCCAGGAGAAAATAAAGACAATGAAATTGTTTCAATACCAGGATTAAGAGGTAGAGATCCAAAAGAAATTACGCTTAAAAATTTATCTAAAATAATTCATGCAAGAGTTATTGAAATTATTGAGCAGGTGTATGTAGAGATAAAAAACTACGGTCACGAAGAACAAAAGAAAAAGCTAATTGCAGGAATTGTTTTAACGGGTGGAGGAAGCCAGTTAAAACACCTAAAACAATTAGTAGAATTTACAACAGGAATGGATACAAGAGTAGGTTATCCAAATGAACATTTGGCTGGAGATAGTGATGACGCTATTACAAGCCCATTATTTGCTACAGCAGTAGGATTAGTAATGGATGGTTTAAAACGTCAAGAACGTGTAAAAGCAGAAGCTATTGTAGAAGAAGAAGTGGTTGAAGAATCAGAGTTTTTAGTAGATGAAAATGAAGAAGAGCAACCAGTCGAACCACCAAAAAAACAAAAACGCTCTTTTTTAGACGCGTTAACAGAGCGTGTTAAAGATTTTTTAGACAGCGCAGAATAA
- a CDS encoding cell division protein FtsQ/DivIB: MKINWNYIKISLLLFIVVFLYAFSSTKNKARKVAKPIIEFVDDQKPFITHANVSKLLIQNQQGVTSVPKETLDLNALETALNSNAMIEKAEVFLSVNGDFSAKIKQKQPIARVLKSSSYYIDSNGGYMPLSLNYTARVPLVTGKVEKNKLNNVFAIASRINEDDFLKKNVVEIHENDDESINLKLRQCKFVVQLGKLEYLDKKINNLKAFYKKAIKDKSLGKYSKVNLQFENQVVCTKV, translated from the coding sequence ATGAAAATTAATTGGAACTATATAAAAATCAGTTTACTACTATTTATAGTGGTGTTTTTGTATGCATTTTCTTCAACTAAAAACAAAGCAAGAAAGGTAGCGAAGCCAATTATAGAATTTGTAGATGACCAAAAGCCATTTATAACCCATGCAAATGTTAGTAAATTGTTAATACAAAATCAACAAGGTGTTACGAGTGTGCCTAAAGAAACTTTAGATTTGAATGCTCTAGAAACTGCATTAAATTCAAATGCAATGATTGAGAAAGCCGAGGTTTTCTTGAGTGTAAATGGCGATTTTTCAGCAAAAATAAAACAAAAACAACCTATTGCAAGAGTTTTAAAATCAAGCTCTTACTATATAGATAGCAATGGAGGTTATATGCCTTTGTCTTTAAATTATACGGCACGAGTGCCTTTAGTTACAGGTAAAGTAGAAAAAAATAAATTAAATAATGTTTTTGCTATTGCAAGCAGAATTAATGAAGACGATTTTTTAAAAAAGAACGTTGTTGAAATTCATGAAAACGACGATGAGTCTATTAATTTAAAATTGAGACAATGTAAATTTGTCGTGCAATTAGGAAAACTTGAATATTTAGATAAAAAAATAAACAACCTAAAAGCCTTTTATAAAAAAGCAATTAAAGATAAAAGTTTAGGCAAATATAGCAAAGTGAATTTGCAATTTGAAAACCAAGTTGTTTGTACTAAAGTGTAA